From the genome of Acidaminococcus sp.:
GCCAGGGCACTGATTACCGCGTTCACAAAAGTGTAGCTAATGAAGTTCATGGTCTTCCCTCCTTTCTGTTATCTTCGATCTCCCGAAACATGGAGAGCCCGGCCTTTGTACCGTCCCTTTTCGGTGCCGCAGTACACGTCTTCCGTAGGACTCCAGGCAAAGGAGAACCAGTTCTCCCCTTGGGTCAGCTCCTGGGTCTGGCCGGCGTGGCTCACATAAACCGGCTCCTTCCAGAAGGCAGATCGTTCAAACACCAGGCTTCCCTCGATCCGACCATAATGGATCCGGGCCTTCACATGATGCACACTCCAGCTAAAGGCCCGGTCCAGTTTGTGGAGGTCGGCCATGGCTACATGAGGAAAACGGGAGAAGTCATGAGTGCGGCTTCGGAGTTCCGGCTGGCCCTTGGGCAGGAACACCTTCATAAAGGTATCCTTCCCGTACTTGTCAATCTGCACAAAGGAGCACAGACTCAGAGTCCGCAGCAGCTCCTGGGGCCCCAGATCCATCACCTGGAGAATCTCCCGGAAGTTGAACAGGGGATACACGGACCCTGTGATGGGGTTCTTCAGGATCACCGTGGAGGACCCGCTCCGAAGGGCATCCAGGTTGATGGCCACTCGTTTGTTGCTGCAGGAGAAGCTCAGTCGCCTTTCTTCCAGATCCAGGGAAATGGTATCCGTTGTCTGCACCGCCTCCAGGAAGATAAAGAGATGGTTCATAGCCGGTTCACTTCCTTCTGGAACCAGGTGTAGAGGGCCTTGTAGAACCGGCACTCCTGAGCATGCACCTGGCTGACGATACAGGCCCCGCCGCACATGCCGTAAACAGAGCACTGGCGGCATTCGGGACTCAAGGCATCCAGGAGATCCTGCTGTTCCTTCAACCAGTTATCGGAAAGCCCCTGGCGGCGGATATAAAGACACGGATACTGCCGTCCTTTGGTATCCACCTTCCGGATGGTCCGGTTGCTGCAGTAGGTTTCTCCGTAAATGTACTGAACCTCCCTGCGCCGTTCCAGGGTCTGGTAAAGTCCTTCATACCGCAGATCTTTTATCCCGAAGCGTTTCAGCCGGGACAGATACAACCCCACATACTTCTTGTACTGTTCCAGGATGGAATCATAGTCCTCCCGGGTCAGAGCATACTTCCGGTTGGTCTCGTTGGTTACATGCATGAGATGCGGGAAGAAGGACAGGTTCCGTCCGATGACTTTCTCCTTCTCCCGGAACTTTGCCATAATGGCTCCCAGGTCCGTATTCCCATGGTACAGGGTGGTGGAAACCGCCAGGTCCGGGTAATCCCAGAGAGCAGTGAAAGGATCATACCCCCGCAAGTCCTTTTCCGCCCCGTCATAGCTGATGCAAATCTGGAAACGGTGCTCCCGGAAGTACTCCAGGTGCTTTTCGATGCCGATGCCGTTGGTGCTCACCGCAAATTTCGCTTTAGGCACCGCAGCCACCACTTTCCGGATCTCCTTCATGTAAAGGAGAGGCTCCCCGCCCATGAACTTGATGGAAGAAGGCGGATTGCACTTCAGTTCTTCCAGAAAGCTCTCCGCGATTTCTCCTTCCCCGTCCGATGCCTCCCGGTGACAGTAGGCACAATGCAGGTTGCACTGGCTCCCTAGATAAAGGGTGATTTGATACTTTGTAGACAAATCCATACCATTTTTCTGCATATCAATCCTGCTTTCCCACAAATACCAGATAGTCGTTCCACACTTCGTACCACTTTCTCCCCAGCTTAATCTTCACCGGGCCTTCGTACCCAAAGGGATACAGGCGGAAACTGCCCGTTCCCTTTACAAGCCTTACCCGTCTGTTGTTCACAAGGCCCGCAGAAGATTCCACAAAGACTTCCTCGTCATCCATATCTCTTGTGAGCTTTTCCCTGGTGGAGAAGTCCCCCTTGTACTTCTGGATGGTAAAGTCGATGTAGTCCCTGCTCCCTTCCGGGACGAAGGGTTCTTCCGGATCCCCGTCGATGAGGTACCCTTTCCGGTTGGCCATCAGCTCCCGTCCGTTGGCAGAAAGACTGTAGCTGTCCCACAAGGTCATCCGGGGATGGTCCCCCAGAATCAGGTCGCTGGTGTGAAAGGGCAGCAGTTCGTATTCCTGGTCCGAGTCAATGGTCAGGTTTTCCTTCTGCCCGTTGAACATCCGCACTATAATATCCCGCTGGCCTTCCGCCATGATGCCCGTATCGATATCGAGGATGGTGGTATTTCCATAAAGCTGGGTCAGAACGGCAAAGTCCAGTTTGATGGATACCCCCAGCCGGTTAAGGTCAAGGAACCGGTAGTCCGAGGCCATGGGACGGCGGAACAGTTTCACGGTCCCGTTTCCTTCTGTAAGAACGTAGGAACTGTAAGGATGCATGGTCTCGATCACATCCGCTCCCTTCCGGCTTTCGCTATTGCTGGTGCATTCCGCCTTGCAGTAAT
Proteins encoded in this window:
- a CDS encoding radical SAM protein gives rise to the protein MQKNGMDLSTKYQITLYLGSQCNLHCAYCHREASDGEGEIAESFLEELKCNPPSSIKFMGGEPLLYMKEIRKVVAAVPKAKFAVSTNGIGIEKHLEYFREHRFQICISYDGAEKDLRGYDPFTALWDYPDLAVSTTLYHGNTDLGAIMAKFREKEKVIGRNLSFFPHLMHVTNETNRKYALTREDYDSILEQYKKYVGLYLSRLKRFGIKDLRYEGLYQTLERRREVQYIYGETYCSNRTIRKVDTKGRQYPCLYIRRQGLSDNWLKEQQDLLDALSPECRQCSVYGMCGGACIVSQVHAQECRFYKALYTWFQKEVNRL